From Cecembia calidifontis, one genomic window encodes:
- a CDS encoding IS1380 family transposase, with amino-acid sequence MKITNSTEKITPFGGFNFVFNSFKNSGLPELIDNQLGVRALRGGFSYSDIFANHMAIFFNGGDCTEDINVHLRDALEQVPSFSVCSADTILRGIKELAVDTELFINPSSGVSHEFNINGKLNSLLLKSACKTGLLKSGVAYDLDYDNTVIPTEKYDSKKTYKHVYGYQPGVASIAHPEFSQAIPVYVEGRNGNSQAKYLQADTLTRMFGQLTNENIRIGRFRADSASYQEEVLRTLEAHTESFYIRANRCAKLDNILGSIAPEKWQKIRLGVQEMEVTDLSDYKPFGKDRSYRLVITRIRRKDGQADVFSGDAFTYRAILTNEHTSSNEAVVRFYNARGASERLFDVLNNDFGWSKLPCSFLAENTSFMLMTAMYANFYTYIIGEYSRKVDWLKPTDRLKKFIFRFITVSAKWIRTGRREVLKLFTSKDYKPILN; translated from the coding sequence ATGAAAATTACGAATTCGACAGAAAAAATCACACCTTTCGGAGGTTTTAATTTTGTTTTTAACTCTTTCAAAAATTCTGGTCTCCCAGAACTCATTGATAATCAATTGGGGGTTAGAGCCTTAAGGGGAGGGTTTTCATACAGTGACATTTTCGCCAATCATATGGCTATTTTCTTTAATGGTGGCGACTGTACTGAAGATATCAATGTTCACTTGAGAGACGCACTTGAACAGGTCCCTTCATTTTCAGTATGCAGTGCCGATACAATTCTGAGAGGTATCAAAGAGCTTGCTGTTGATACAGAACTCTTTATAAATCCGTCCAGTGGAGTAAGCCATGAATTTAATATCAATGGAAAACTCAACAGCTTGTTGTTAAAATCAGCTTGTAAGACCGGATTACTCAAGTCAGGTGTTGCTTACGACCTCGATTATGACAACACCGTCATTCCAACTGAAAAGTACGATTCAAAAAAGACATATAAACACGTCTATGGATATCAGCCAGGTGTAGCTTCCATAGCACATCCTGAATTTTCACAGGCCATTCCTGTGTACGTAGAGGGCAGAAATGGCAACAGTCAGGCCAAATATTTGCAGGCTGATACACTTACACGCATGTTTGGGCAGCTTACCAATGAAAATATCCGTATCGGAAGGTTCAGAGCCGATTCAGCATCCTATCAGGAAGAAGTTCTCCGCACACTGGAAGCACATACCGAAAGCTTTTATATACGGGCAAACAGATGTGCCAAACTGGATAATATCCTTGGAAGTATAGCCCCTGAGAAGTGGCAGAAAATACGTTTGGGTGTACAGGAAATGGAAGTTACTGACCTATCCGACTACAAACCTTTCGGTAAAGACAGGTCTTACAGGCTGGTCATTACCAGAATCAGGCGTAAAGACGGGCAGGCAGATGTGTTTAGTGGAGATGCATTTACTTACAGGGCTATTCTGACCAATGAACATACATCGTCCAATGAAGCTGTTGTAAGGTTTTATAACGCCCGGGGTGCAAGCGAACGCTTGTTTGATGTACTCAACAATGACTTTGGCTGGTCTAAGTTGCCCTGTTCGTTCCTTGCAGAGAATACCTCCTTTATGCTTATGACGGCTATGTATGCCAATTTTTACACCTATATCATTGGAGAGTATTCCAGAAAAGTTGATTGGCTTAAGCCTACCGACAGGCTCAAGAAGTTTATCTTCAGATTTATCACTGTTTCAGCCAAGTGGATAAGAACGGGAAGAAGAGAAGTGCTCAAACTGTTCACGAGTAAGGATTACAAGCCGATTTTGAACTAA
- a CDS encoding (2Fe-2S)-binding protein — protein sequence MANYKLKINGETFQVDVEDDTPLLWVLRDHLGLVGTKFSCGIAQCGACTVHINGEATFSCTLPVSSIGSSEVTTIEGLSKNGDHPVQKAWEEVDVAQCGYCQAGQIMNAAAFLKKNPKPTMEEIENAMNRNLCRCGTYHKIREAVALAAKMK from the coding sequence ATGGCTAATTATAAACTTAAAATCAACGGGGAAACTTTTCAGGTTGATGTTGAAGATGATACCCCATTACTTTGGGTATTGAGAGATCATCTTGGCCTAGTTGGAACCAAGTTCTCATGTGGGATAGCGCAGTGTGGTGCCTGTACTGTTCATATTAATGGCGAGGCGACGTTTTCTTGTACTTTACCGGTATCAAGTATTGGCTCCAGTGAAGTGACAACCATTGAGGGTTTATCTAAAAATGGAGACCATCCTGTTCAAAAGGCATGGGAGGAAGTAGATGTGGCCCAATGCGGTTACTGTCAGGCTGGTCAGATCATGAATGCGGCTGCTTTTTTGAAAAAAAATCCCAAACCCACAATGGAAGAAATTGAAAATGCGATGAACCGGAACCTATGCAGGTGCGGAACTTACCATAAAATCAGGGAGGCGGTAGCCTTGGCAGCTAAAATGAAATGA
- a CDS encoding xanthine dehydrogenase family protein molybdopterin-binding subunit, which yields MEKILKTNRRDFLKVAATATGGLFIGFYWSGCDSPKMKVLTDEEVLSQALDFNAYLSISPSGDVVIYSPNPELGQNIMTSFPMIVAEELDADWSKVRVFQAPLDNEKYDRQLTGGSGAMPHSWERLRKAGATAKHLLLTAAATKLGVSFDELSADKGIIYHNGKKKFEFGEVVADAAKLTAPDEVKLKDPKDFKIIGTPVKNVVNKAMFTGKPLYGLDFYREGMVHAMIQRPPFGMKIKSVDDSAARSVSGVTDVVVFKNNVAVVGTSTWPLIKAKRQLRIEYEPDGALESSFDHDRIMKELLDSKNAQVMRKDGDVEAAFKTAAQVITSEYQCPFLSHAPMEPQNFFAHVKGDKVELVGPTQTPDRARMETAQLLGIPTENITVEITRLGGGFGRRLRADFVVEAAELSKILDKPVKVSWTREDDMTGGAYRPAVRYRFQAALDDKGNMIAYKLRGAGINAGNSTRENNFPSGAVDNLLIENIEHRSPITTNAWRAPITNFLAYAEQSFLDEVALAAKKDPVKFRLELLERAKKNPVGEIHYDIDRMIGVIETAAEKSNWGKNKDVMQGFSVYFSHRSYVAQVADIVMEGGQPVLKKITAATDCGIVVHPTGANHQVRGGIVDGMGHAMFTNMTFENGLPKQRNFDTYRLIRMKEVPEIDVHYVDSGYDPTGLGEPALPPTGGAIANAIFAATGRRLRSQPFIEQKEFSDIKLQIRRT from the coding sequence ATGGAAAAAATATTAAAAACTAACAGAAGGGATTTCCTCAAAGTAGCTGCAACAGCTACAGGGGGGTTATTTATTGGTTTTTATTGGTCAGGCTGCGATTCTCCCAAGATGAAGGTCCTGACTGATGAGGAAGTATTATCACAGGCTTTGGATTTCAATGCCTATTTATCGATTTCCCCATCGGGAGATGTTGTCATTTATTCTCCGAATCCGGAATTGGGGCAAAATATCATGACCTCATTCCCTATGATTGTTGCGGAGGAATTAGATGCTGACTGGTCAAAAGTTCGGGTTTTTCAGGCACCGTTAGATAATGAAAAATACGATAGACAATTGACTGGTGGATCTGGGGCCATGCCACATTCCTGGGAGAGGCTTCGCAAGGCCGGGGCTACGGCCAAACATCTTTTATTGACTGCAGCAGCCACCAAGCTTGGGGTATCTTTTGATGAATTGAGTGCTGACAAAGGCATAATTTACCATAATGGCAAAAAGAAATTTGAATTCGGAGAGGTAGTCGCAGATGCGGCGAAACTGACAGCTCCGGATGAAGTAAAACTTAAGGACCCGAAGGATTTTAAAATCATAGGCACACCTGTTAAAAACGTGGTTAATAAGGCTATGTTTACGGGCAAACCTTTGTATGGATTGGATTTTTATCGGGAAGGTATGGTCCATGCTATGATACAGCGTCCTCCGTTTGGAATGAAAATCAAATCTGTGGATGATTCAGCTGCAAGGTCTGTATCCGGTGTTACTGATGTTGTGGTATTCAAAAACAATGTTGCGGTAGTAGGTACCTCCACATGGCCTTTGATCAAAGCAAAAAGACAGCTTAGGATTGAGTACGAACCTGATGGAGCTTTGGAAAGCAGTTTTGACCATGACCGCATCATGAAAGAATTACTCGACAGTAAAAATGCACAGGTCATGAGAAAAGACGGTGACGTAGAAGCTGCTTTCAAAACTGCAGCACAGGTCATTACCAGTGAATACCAATGCCCCTTCCTTTCCCATGCTCCCATGGAACCCCAAAACTTTTTTGCCCATGTGAAGGGGGATAAGGTAGAACTGGTGGGACCGACACAGACACCTGACCGTGCCAGAATGGAGACCGCCCAATTACTGGGTATTCCAACCGAAAATATCACTGTTGAAATTACCCGATTAGGAGGTGGATTTGGAAGGAGATTAAGGGCTGATTTTGTGGTAGAAGCTGCTGAACTGTCCAAAATTTTGGATAAACCCGTGAAGGTAAGTTGGACCAGGGAGGACGATATGACAGGTGGGGCTTACAGGCCTGCCGTAAGATACAGATTCCAGGCAGCATTGGATGATAAAGGCAATATGATCGCCTACAAACTGAGAGGAGCAGGTATTAATGCAGGTAATTCTACCCGTGAAAATAACTTCCCTTCAGGTGCTGTAGATAATTTGCTGATTGAAAATATTGAGCATAGGTCTCCCATCACCACCAATGCATGGAGAGCTCCGATAACCAATTTCCTGGCTTATGCAGAACAATCATTCTTGGATGAAGTGGCCCTGGCAGCCAAGAAAGACCCAGTAAAATTCAGGCTGGAGCTTTTGGAAAGGGCCAAAAAGAATCCTGTTGGAGAAATCCACTATGACATTGACAGGATGATAGGTGTTATAGAGACAGCTGCTGAGAAATCCAACTGGGGCAAGAATAAGGATGTGATGCAGGGCTTTAGCGTTTATTTCTCTCATAGGTCTTATGTAGCCCAAGTCGCCGATATCGTGATGGAAGGTGGTCAACCTGTACTTAAAAAGATTACCGCTGCCACTGATTGCGGTATCGTAGTACATCCTACAGGTGCCAACCATCAGGTTCGTGGTGGCATAGTGGATGGTATGGGACATGCCATGTTTACGAATATGACCTTTGAAAATGGTCTTCCTAAACAAAGAAACTTTGATACCTATAGGTTGATCAGGATGAAGGAAGTACCTGAAATTGACGTTCATTATGTGGATAGTGGTTATGATCCGACAGGACTTGGTGAACCGGCGCTTCCTCCTACAGGTGGAGCCATCGCCAATGCTATATTTGCCGCTACCGGAAGAAGGTTAAGAAGTCAACCTTTTATCGAGCAAAAAGAGTTTTCAGATATCAAGCTGCAGATTAGAAGAACATAA
- a CDS encoding cysteine desulfurase family protein — protein sequence MNYPIYMDYNATTPCSEEVVEAMLPYFSRHFGNAASKSHAYGWVAEDALETAREQVAHLIGAKSKEIIFTSGATEAINLAIKGIFEIFRGEKQHYITCKTEHKAVLDALKSIEIAGAEVTYLEVNQKGEIDIQQLEASIQNHTKMIALMWANNETGLIHPVEEIKKIANDKNIIFFTDAVQAVGKIPVNVSGIHLMAFSSHKFYGPKGVGALYIRHNHPLPKPLPLIEGGGHEKGFRSGTVNVPGIVGMGKAAVMQHEVLNEESNRLSILRNKLENSLLQINGTKLNGSQENRLPHVCNIAFEGIEGEELLRAVNKKVAVSSGSACTSISPKPSHVLTAMGLDTDLGRASIRFSLGKFTTEKEIEDCISHVHAVIQEFRKES from the coding sequence ATGAATTATCCCATTTATATGGATTACAATGCCACCACACCTTGTTCAGAGGAGGTAGTGGAAGCCATGTTGCCTTACTTCTCCCGGCATTTTGGCAATGCGGCCAGTAAAAGCCATGCCTATGGCTGGGTGGCCGAAGATGCCCTTGAAACCGCAAGGGAACAGGTCGCTCATTTGATTGGAGCAAAAAGCAAAGAGATCATTTTCACTTCCGGTGCCACTGAAGCCATCAACTTAGCCATCAAGGGTATATTTGAAATTTTCAGAGGAGAAAAACAACATTATATTACCTGTAAAACAGAGCACAAAGCGGTATTGGACGCCTTAAAAAGTATAGAAATAGCAGGCGCTGAAGTCACTTACCTGGAAGTTAACCAAAAAGGTGAAATTGATATCCAACAACTTGAGGCAAGCATTCAAAACCACACCAAAATGATTGCTTTGATGTGGGCAAATAATGAAACAGGTTTGATCCATCCTGTAGAAGAGATAAAAAAAATAGCCAATGATAAAAACATTATATTTTTTACGGATGCTGTCCAAGCTGTGGGAAAAATACCGGTGAATGTGTCAGGTATCCATTTGATGGCATTTTCTTCCCATAAATTTTATGGACCCAAAGGAGTCGGTGCATTATATATCCGCCATAACCATCCACTTCCCAAACCCCTTCCTTTGATAGAAGGAGGGGGGCATGAAAAAGGTTTCAGAAGCGGAACTGTCAATGTGCCGGGAATTGTAGGGATGGGTAAAGCAGCTGTAATGCAGCATGAAGTTTTAAATGAGGAGTCAAATCGTTTGTCCATCCTAAGAAATAAACTGGAAAACAGCTTATTGCAAATTAACGGAACAAAATTGAACGGAAGTCAAGAAAACCGGTTGCCCCATGTGTGCAACATCGCTTTTGAAGGAATAGAAGGGGAGGAGCTATTGCGTGCTGTCAATAAAAAAGTAGCTGTAAGTTCGGGTTCGGCCTGCACAAGCATTTCGCCAAAACCATCCCATGTTTTGACTGCTATGGGTCTGGATACAGACTTAGGAAGAGCATCCATCCGCTTTAGTTTGGGGAAATTCACGACAGAAAAAGAAATTGAAGACTGCATTTCACATGTACATGCTGTAATTCAGGAATTCAGGAAAGAATCCTGA
- a CDS encoding nucleotidyltransferase family protein — MKKEKIGIVLLAAGESARLGRPKQLLVYKGKTLLENAIENAKTSHAAHFVVILGANAALIQEKLDMGQIQFLVNPDWKTGMSASMRLGLSFLKEKYQVDAVLIILADQPFADSALLNELIDQYYKTKKGIIAASYKNTLGVPALFDKKYFPELLLLSEKEGAKKIIFAHREDTVPIDFPLASVDIDTEEDYKELLKLMGDQDSFLNS, encoded by the coding sequence ATGAAAAAGGAAAAAATAGGTATTGTCCTATTGGCAGCAGGTGAATCAGCAAGATTGGGACGTCCCAAACAATTATTGGTTTATAAGGGAAAAACCCTACTTGAAAATGCCATAGAAAATGCAAAAACCTCTCATGCAGCACATTTCGTTGTAATTCTTGGTGCCAATGCAGCTTTGATTCAAGAAAAACTGGATATGGGCCAAATCCAATTTTTGGTAAACCCAGATTGGAAAACAGGGATGTCCGCAAGCATGAGACTCGGTCTTTCCTTTCTGAAGGAAAAATATCAGGTTGACGCCGTCCTTATCATATTGGCCGATCAACCCTTTGCAGATTCAGCTTTGCTCAATGAGCTAATTGACCAATATTATAAGACCAAAAAAGGAATTATTGCGGCTTCCTACAAAAATACCCTAGGTGTTCCTGCTTTATTCGATAAAAAATATTTCCCTGAACTTCTATTATTAAGCGAAAAGGAAGGGGCAAAAAAAATCATTTTTGCCCATAGGGAAGACACAGTACCTATTGATTTTCCTTTGGCTTCAGTGGATATAGACACAGAGGAAGATTATAAAGAATTATTAAAGTTAATGGGTGATCAGGATTCTTTCCTGAATTCCTGA
- a CDS encoding XdhC family protein — translation MKELHQIIQAYNTSVSSNKKTALATVVKVDGSAYRRPGARMLVTEDGELTGAISGGCLEGDALRKAQSVIFQQKSMLVTYDTTDEDDQKFGVGLGCNGIIQVLIEPILPEDPENPIELLKKALSDRSTSLLVTVFSLLKSREEQVGTKLLFKNNLKSGDETKIPKELIEAIHQESKDLIIEGNNLIKSYPKAEGLFVFYEVIKAPLRLLLFGAGNDTIPLAKMAHLMGWELWLVDGRKNHATIGRFPTANKIIVGPADEVIQNLEWDEHTVALLMTHNFEYEVVVLSRLIQYPLPYIGILGPKKKTIKLLERLENLGIQVNTSNIYGPMGLDLGAEGSEEIALSALAEIKTVLSKKTIMHLRDKPGPIHDELR, via the coding sequence ATGAAAGAACTGCATCAGATCATACAGGCATATAATACCAGTGTTTCAAGTAATAAAAAAACGGCACTCGCCACTGTGGTTAAGGTGGACGGGTCCGCTTACAGAAGACCAGGAGCAAGAATGCTGGTGACAGAAGACGGGGAATTGACAGGGGCTATTTCAGGAGGCTGTCTGGAAGGCGATGCCTTAAGGAAGGCTCAATCAGTCATTTTTCAACAAAAATCTATGTTGGTCACCTACGATACCACCGATGAAGATGATCAGAAATTTGGTGTTGGTTTGGGTTGCAATGGCATCATTCAGGTACTGATTGAACCAATTCTACCCGAAGACCCTGAAAATCCCATTGAATTATTGAAAAAAGCACTTTCAGACCGGTCTACATCCCTACTGGTGACTGTTTTTTCTCTTCTTAAGTCAAGAGAAGAACAAGTCGGAACCAAATTGCTTTTTAAAAACAATTTAAAATCCGGTGATGAAACAAAAATTCCAAAAGAGCTAATTGAAGCCATTCACCAAGAGTCGAAGGACCTTATAATAGAGGGAAATAACCTGATAAAAAGTTATCCAAAAGCGGAAGGGCTTTTTGTCTTTTACGAAGTCATCAAAGCACCCCTAAGGCTCTTGCTATTTGGGGCCGGAAATGATACCATTCCTCTTGCAAAAATGGCACATTTGATGGGTTGGGAATTGTGGCTGGTCGATGGGCGAAAAAATCATGCAACCATAGGGAGGTTTCCTACTGCAAATAAAATTATAGTAGGTCCTGCGGATGAGGTCATCCAGAATCTGGAGTGGGATGAACATACAGTAGCCCTCTTGATGACACATAACTTTGAATATGAGGTGGTGGTATTATCCAGGCTAATACAGTATCCCCTTCCCTACATTGGGATACTAGGCCCAAAAAAGAAGACAATCAAGCTTCTTGAAAGACTGGAAAATCTAGGCATTCAGGTCAATACTTCCAATATTTATGGTCCAATGGGGCTGGACTTGGGCGCAGAGGGTTCAGAGGAAATAGCACTTTCTGCTTTAGCAGAAATAAAGACTGTCTTATCCAAGAAAACCATTATGCATTTAAGGGATAAACCAGGGCCTATCCATGATGAACTGAGATGA